The proteins below come from a single Stomoxys calcitrans chromosome 1, idStoCalc2.1, whole genome shotgun sequence genomic window:
- the LOC106081967 gene encoding staphylococcal nuclease domain-containing protein 1 yields MSTTNTAAAPAPQSAPAMKLKGVVKQVLSGDTVVIRANKGAPPPEKQITFSYVLAPKLARRPGAGGDETKDEPWAWDSREFLRQKLIGKDVTFSFEKPPNSNREYGFVWLGDESGENVVQTMVKEGLVTVRRDSRPPEPQKQEELQKLIELEEQAKHAGRGKWSTSANSNDHVRQIKWTQDNPSQIVELFGGKPVKAIIEHVRDGSTVRAFLLPDFYYITLMISGIRCPGVKLDSEGKPDLKVKVPYVDEARFFVETRLLQREVQILLESVNNANFIGTILHPKGNIAESLLREGLAKCVDWSMALMKGGADKLRAAERVAKEKRLRLWHDYKSNAPTFNTKEKDFTGVVVEVFNGDAINVKLPNGQIKKVFFSSIRPPRDTRVAAGADGEEVKAPPRSKNYRPLYEIPFMFEAREFLRKKLINKKVQCNLDYISPARDNFPEKYCYTVTIGGQNVAEAMVAKGLASVVRYRQDDDQRSSCYDQLFAAENQAIKGQKGMNGKKDTATMRVNDLTVDHSRIKIQYLPSWQRALRTEGIVEFVASGSRLRLYIPKDSCLVTFLLAGISCPRSSRPALNGVPAQEGEPYGDEALAFTRDRVLQRDVSVHIDTTDKNGTSVIGWLWTDNNTNLSVALVEEGLAEVHFSAEKSEYHRQLKSAEDRAKAAKKNMWANYVEQVVEEVPVVEEKDEKTPVERKVHLEDVIVTEITESLSFYAQSCASGSKLDTLMAKLHADFQSNPPIAGAYTPKRNDLCAAQFSADNQWYRAKVERVQDNKAHVLYIDYGNKEVVPFTRLASLPSGFSSEKPFATEYALALIQLPQDNEDKEEALRAFAEDVLNRKVQINIELKSGTGPALATIHDPTTNIDIGKQLVSDGLVLVEKRGERKLRELIDQYKVAQRAAMDAHLAIWKYGDITQDDAPEFSR; encoded by the exons GTTTTGTCTGGTGATACAGTAGTTATACGTGCCAACAAAGGTGCCCCTCCCCCAGAGAAACAAATTACCTTCTCATATGTTCTTGCTCCCAAGCTAGCCCGCCGTCCTGGTGCCGGTGGTGATGAGACCAAGGATGAACCTTGGGCTTGGGATTCCCgcgaatttttacgccaaaaattAATTGGCAAAGATGTAACCTTTTCATTTGAGAAGCCACCAAATTCGAACCGTGAATACGGTTTCGTCTGGTTGGGCGATGAGAGTGGTGAAAATGTTGTGCAGACCATGGTGAAAGAAGGTTTGGTCACCGTACGCCGCGATAGCCGTCCCCCCGAACCACAAAAACAAGAAGAATTACAAAAACTGATTGAATTGGAAGAGCAAGCTAAACATGCCGGCCGTGGAAAGTGGTCAACAAGTGCCAATTCCAATGACCATGTGCGCCAAATCAAATGGACTCAAGATAATCCCTCGCAAATAGTTGAGTTGTTTGGTGGCAAACCTGTAAAAGCCATTATCGAGCATGTACGTGATGGCTCTACGGTGCGTGCCTTCCTGCTGCCCGACTTCTATTACATAACCTTGATGATATCGGGTATCCGTTGTCCTGGTGTCAAACTGGATTCCGAGGGTAAACCTGACTTGAAGGTTAAGGTTCCTTATGTCGATGAGGCCCGCTTCTTTGTGGAGACCCGCTTGTTGCAACGTGAAGTGCAGATTCTTTTGGAGTCTGTCAACAATGCCAATTTCATTGGCACAATTTTGCATCCCAAGGGCAACATTGCGGAGTCTTTGCTGCGTGAAGGTCTGGCCAAATGTGTTGACTGGTCAATGGCTCTGATGAAAGGAG GTGCCGACAAACTGCGTGCCGCTGAACGTGTTGCCAAGGAGAAACGTTTACGCCTGTGGCATGACTACAAGTCGAACGCGCCCACTTTCAACACCAAGGAGAAAGATTTTACTGGTGTGGTTGTCGAAGTATTCAACGGTGATGCCATCAATGTTAAATTGCCCAATGGCCAAATAAAGAAGGTCTTTTTCTCCTCGATTCGTCCACCACGTGACACCCGCGTCGCTGCCGGTGCTGATGGTGAAGAGGTGAAAGCACCCCCTCGTTCTAAGAACTACAGACCCCTGTATGAAATTCCCTTCATGTTTGAGGCTCGTGAATTTTTGCGCAAAAAATTGATCAACAAGAAAGTTCAATGCAATTTGGATTATATTTCACCCGCTCGCGACAATTTCCCCGAGAAGTATTGCTATACCGTAACTATTGGCGGACAAAACGTGGCCGAAGCCATGGTTGCCAAGGGTTTGGCATCTGTGGTGCGCTACCGCCAGGACGATGATCAGCGCTCCTCGTGCTATGATCAATTGTTTGCTGCTGAAAATCAAGCCATTAAGGGTCAGAAGGGTATGAATGGCAAAAAGGATACTGCCACCATGCGTGTGAACGATTTAACGGTTGACCACTCCCGCATTAAGATTCAATATTTGCCTTCGTGGCAGCGTGCATTGCGGACGGAGGGTATTGTTGAATTTGTGGCTAGTGGTTCCCGCCTACGTCTGTATATTCCCAAGGACAGCTGTTTGGTGACATTTTTGTTGGCTGGCATTTCTTGCCCTCGTTCGTCACGTCCTGCCTTGAATGGTGTGCCCGCCCAAGAAGGTGAGCCCTATGGCGATGAAGCTTTAGCATTCACCCGCGATCGTGTATTGCAACGTGACGTTTCGGTGCACATTGATACCACCGACAAGAATGGCACCTCGGTCATTGGCTGGTTGTGGACGGACAACAATACCAACTTGTCTGTTGCCTTGGTGGAAGAAGGTCTGGCTGAAGTTCACTTCAGTGCAGAAAAATCCGAATACCATCGCCAACTCAAGAGTGCAGAAGATCGTGCCAAGGCTGCCAAGAAGAACATGTGGGCCAACTATGTGGAACAAGTGGTCGAAGAGGTACCCGTTGTTGAAGAAAAAGACGAAAAGACACCCGTGGAACGGAAAGTTCATTTGGAGGATGTCATTGTCACCGAAATTACCGAAAGCTTGTCTTTCTATGCTCAATCCTGTGCAAGTGGCTCAAAATTGGACACATTGATGGCCAAGTTGCACGCCGATTTCCAATCCAATCCACCTATTGCTGGCGCCTACACTCCCAAGCGTAATGATTTGTGCGCCGCCCAATTCTCTGCCGACAATCAATGGTATCGTGCCAAGGTCGAACGTGTCCAAGACAATAAGGCCCATGTTTTATACATTGATTATGGCAACAAGGAG gTCGTTCCATTTACTCGTTTGGCCTCACTGCCATCTGGTTTCTCCAGCGAAAAGCCATTTGCTACCGAATATGCTTTAGCATTGATTCAACTGCCTCAGGACAACGAAGATAAAGAGGAAGCTTTGCGTGCCTTCGCCGAAGATGTACTGAATCGCAAGGTTCAGATCAATATTGAATTGAAGTCTGGAACAGGTCCTGCCTTAGCAACCATCCATGATCCAACTACCAACATTGATATTGGTAAACAATTGGTATCGGACGGTTTGGTTTTGGTGGAGAAACGTGGCGAACGCAAACTTCGCGAATTAATTGACCAATATAAAGTTGCCCAACGAGCTGCCATGGATGCCCATTTGGCCATCTGGAAATATGGTGACATTACACAGGACGATGCGCCCGAATTCAGCCGCTAA